DNA from Prunus persica cultivar Lovell chromosome G6, Prunus_persica_NCBIv2, whole genome shotgun sequence:
AATGCAACGTGCTGCTTCTACGGGttgttaaaaatattgttCCACAACGCATATGAATGCACGTTGTTGATTACGTGTTGTTATAAggtatttttcttgtagtgattAGCCATAACTTTTGCTGAGGGATTGTATAGGTGTCACACGGGGAGAAAGATTACCCTTTCCCCACAGATCGTGATTCAGCGTCTTGGCCGTGGTGATGAGCCAAACACACCATATCCTACTTGGAGGGCCCTATAACTTATGTGCACCGAGGGGGTCTATTTGGAGAAGGATTGGCCTTTTTCGGCTAAAAGACTAAGAAACGTAAGTCAAACACTAAACCATTACTTGGTAACTTATGAAAAATGtcaattcatacattttttttccttcttcctttcaGTATTTTGCAAAGAGGATTTACCTCAATGGTTTTCAGACCATACATGGAGAAAAAGCCATCCAAGAGGCACTCGATAAGAAGTTGCCAGTGCTGTGCTGCGTAGCAGCCCATGAATAACTTGCATCTTACAAAGGGGTGAGTTATGTTAATGATTATGCCTGCATAAcaagttaaaataaatattccaAACACAAAGAATGACTAATTATATACCCAAAAAGTACACCAAAAATATCCAAAACTCATAACTCATATGCAAACTTGAATCCTAAGGTTTTTTGTTCTGGTTGCTCATGCAAATTCTATTTAACTGTAAGGTATCTCGGACACCCAAAAATTCTATGGAACGACATGCATGACATGTGGGGAAGATGTTTGGAGCTGGTGCCATAATTGTGGATACGGTGAGGGATTCCACATGATGTGTCTAACTAGCCATGAAATATTTAAGGGAAAGCAATACTGGAGAGCCCAGAATTTCAGAGGAGAAACTTATGGAGAAAAATGATTTGTAAGGATACGCAAGGGTAAAATTGTGTTGGGCATTGGAAATGTCGCATGGATTGCACTTCCTAGATACTAGTCAGCCAATCTacttttacttatttttttgtaataaGAGACGATAGAAAGATCACAATGTGTTGGGCATTGGAGATGTCTCCAATATTGTTTTCCCTTAAATGTTCCATGACCAGTTATACACATCATGTGGAATCCCTCATCGTATCCATAATTATGGCACCAGTTGCAACCCCGACCTCCCATTTCTGCTCCGAGAGTTCCTACGGTTTCAACAAGGTTTACCATACTTGTCTTGCAAGTTTGTTCTGAATCGAACAATCGGATCattcacgatcgcacgatcggacgTTTATCGTTTAtctaaactttgaattattgaaccggagtatccgggactccgattctcgaTCCGCAAGTTCCCCAAATTCATTTACTCATACAAGGAATATAATTGTCATATTTTTCTGTCACACTTTCATAtaagaaaaaagtttaaagtgttattaaagaaaaaagttaagCCCAAATTAAGTCTAAcattctccctctttctcCGACACCACTCCCGCTTTTCCTCCTTTTAGTTTTTCTCGCAATGGCCATGGCCATGACCATTCTCCAcaaattccaaataattgGAACAAGATCATCTACAACTTTTGTTGAGGGATTGTATAGGTGTCACATGGGGAGAAAGATTATCATTTCCCCACAGAGCGTGATTCAGCGTCTTGGCCGTGGTGATGAGCCGAACACACCATATCCTACTTGGAGGGCCCTAGAACTTATGTGCATTGATGAGGTCTATTTGGAGAAGGATTGGCCTTTTTCGGCTAAAAAACCAAGAAACGTAAGTCAAACACTAAACCATTACTTTGTAACTTATGAAAAATGtcaattcttaattttttttcttcttcttcctttcagTATTTTGCGAAGAGGATTTACCTCAATGGTTTTCAGACCATACACGGAGAAAAAGCCATCCAAGAGGCACTCGATAAGAAGTTGCCCGTGATGTGCTGCGTAGCAGCCCATGAATCACTTGCGTCTTACAAATGGGTGAGTTATGTTAATGATTATGACTGCATAAcaagttaaaataaatattccaaacacaaaaaatgacTAATTATATACCCAAAAGTACaccaaaaaatccaaaactcaTAACTCATATGCAAACTTGAATCCTAAGGGTTCTCGTTCTGGTTGCTCATCCAAATTCTATTTTACTGCAGGGTATTTTGGACACCCAAAAATTCTATGGAAGGACATGCATGACATATGGGGAAGATGTTTGGAGCTTGTTCCATAATTGTGGATACGGTGAGGGATTCTACATGATGTGTCTAACTGGCCATGGAATATTTAAGGGAAAACAATACTGGAGAGCCCAGAATTCTGGAGGAGAAACTTATGGAGAAAAATGATTTGTAAGGATACGCAAGGGTAAAAATGTGTTGGGCATTGAAAATGTCGCATGGATTCCACTTCCTAGATACTAGTCAGCCTATCTGCTTttacttatgtttttgtaatAAAAGACGATACAAAGATCACAATGTGCTGGGCATTGGAGATGTCTCCAATATTGTTTTCCCTTAAATGTTCCATGACCAGTTATACACATCATGTGGAATCCCTCATCGTATCCACAATTATGGCACCAGCTCCAACCCCGAGCTCCCATTTCCACTCCGAGAGTTCCTACGGTTTCAACAAGGTTTACTATACTTGTCTTGCAAGTTTGGTCTGAATCGAACGATTGGATCACTcacgatcggacggttatcGTTTAtctaaactttgaattattgaaccggagtatccgggactccaaTTCTCGATCCGCGAATTCCCCAAATTCATTTACGCATACagaaattgtttattttttgttcgtTCCCCTAATTGGTTGACCAActtgttgtattttttgtaaCTTGCTTATGTTTATTTTGCAACAATTTACGTTAGATTGTGTGTTTTGTTCACTCCCCTAAAAAGGGTAaggaattttttgaatttttgcgTATCTATAATTTCCttatttgttatgttgtaactTTCTCATGATTATTTGGTGCAAGGTTTTTGTTAGTATATTTCTTTATTGTTTGCTTGTTCCCCTAATGACTTGTAAGGtatcttcttttcttatttgttatgTCGTAATTTGCTCATGTTTGTTCAAGCGAAATTTATGTTAGATTTGTTGATTGTTTTTTGTTCGTCCCCTTAAAATGGCTAACATAACTCAAATGTAAATTATAGGGGTCTAGCATATTGAGCTCACGACAGATGACAGAGATTAAAGACTTGAGGCAGTGGATGGGTCCAATCCGTAACAAGTATAAAAAATGTAAGAATATTACTTggcctttctttcttttcaacaaGGTTTACTATACCAGTCCTACAAGTTTGGTCAGAATCGAACGATCGGATcactcacgatcgcacgatcgcacgatcagACGGTTATTGTTTAtctaaactttaaattattgaacCGGAGAATCCGGGACTCTGATTCTttatccgtgaattcctataCAATCCTAGAAGTGTgtagatcaacatattttcaaatttcaatcagCTTACGGTTTCAGCTAAGGCATGCACATAAAAGGTTTTGCAATTTCGCCAGGTATAGGTACAATAAATGTTCCACTGtgcattttctttataaaGACTTCTAAAGGAATTCATAACTTCAAAAAAGATTCTAAAGGTTTTGTCCAAGTAATATTTGATAAaggttctttttgtttctccaCTATTAAAACCTaactcaaatttaaattatagggGTCCAGCACATTGAGCGCATGAAAGATTACAGAGATTAAAGACTTTTTTTGTCTATCTTTATGTGTATACTTTGTTAATTAGGTTGGTATTCATTTTGTCATTTGAACATAATGGCAAATGCCATTTCCTTTACCTCTCTTGGTATGGAAATGATGATCCAACACCCCCTCCCTAGAAAAATGTTATATAGCAATCAAATTACTTGCATCATACTTGTTAGCGACGACATGCATAACTCTTACTTATGCAGgtagttttgatttttgtgaaaaatatgATTAGTAAATAAGGCACACATATGTAACATTCATCGACCAATAAATGACAATGTAAAGTATTTTGTCTATTGATGACATTTTTTTCCTAGgatctttgtttgtttttcacgTTGTTCTTCTTAGTGGGTGATTGATTTATTGTATTTGGTCgtggtgagtgaccacaaatctcttggactcttgTGGTCTAAGAGATCAAGACTGTATTAAGATGATAAACATAGTTTTATTTTGCTAGGAATATATGTATGAACAGGTGTCACCACGAAAATGCAAAGGCATTGAACTTTGTTATCTTGCCTCCCTATATAGTCTTCATATTTGTTGGTCGAAACTTGCCCAAATTTGTTTTGTGGCCACTTTCGTTAGCCCCTATGTTATTTTTTACTCATGCCTTTAAGAGAGAAACCAGTATGCTGTATTTTGTAGTATTATAGTATTGCTTTAGTTGTTGTGTCGTAACTTACTCATGTTTGTTTGACTGTGGTTTATGCTAgcctttttcttgttctttggtGGTAGTTATTGTTATaatctttgtttattttttgttcgtTTCCCTAATTGGGTGACCATCCTGTTATATTTTTTGTAACTTGCTTATGTTTATTTTGCGACAATTTACATTAGATTATGGGTTTTGTTCACTCCCCTAAAAGGGTAAgggattttttgaatttttgtgtatCTATTATTTCGttatttgttatgttgtaactTGCTCATGATTATTTGGTGCAAAGTTTTTGTTACtatatttgtttattgtttgCTTATTCCCCTATTTGGGTGATCAATCAAATGGCTTGTGTGTCttgttatcttctttttttatttattatgtcaTAATTTGCTTATGTTTGTTTAAGCGAAATTTTTGTTAGATTTGTTGATTGTTTTTTGTTCGTCCCCCTAAAATGGCTAACCTaactcaaatttaaattatagggTTCCAGCACATTGAGCTCACAACAGATTAGAGAGATTAAAGACTTGAGGCAGTGGATGGGTCCAATCCGTAATCAGTATAAAAAACGTAAGAATATTACTTggcctttcttttcttaatagaCTACATAtatcattattttcattattttattcaaaatcTCTCTTCTTAGCGTATTGTTGGGTTTTAGCTGTAACCCCATGCGTTGAGACCTTTCATAGCTCTCACCAACAGATTAAAGACCTGGAAGTTTGAATGGAAGATGTAGATGATGATATGGATGACGAGTTTCGTGGTAGAGAAATGGGCGGCTCAGATTCTGATGTTGATGAATATGACTACTTGGTTTATGACATACCTATTGCTTTATGAGATATATGACATATTCACAGCTTCAGTAGatattgttatttataatattactCCCCTTTATGATATGGGTCTGTGTTCACattattagaattttttacGGGTGTCGTATGTTTCAAGTTTCTCTGTGGTTAGTTTTGTTAATAAATACGAATAATTCTATGGACCTCATGCAGAATAGCAAAGCAGCTGATACAACTGCTGCTCAagcaagaaaaggaaaagacatCCAAGGCATTCCTTGGGATAGACTTAGCATTACTAGAGAAAAATACCGGCGAACTAGGTTAGaacaataaaagaattatGAAAACATTCCTAATTCCGGAGAAGGGTCAGGCAAACCGGATGGCAAAGATACAAAGAAAGGATCTTTATATTATGAGTTCAGAAGAAATGCTAGATCAGTGAAATCAATCATTCTTCATTTCCAGGTCTGCCTTATTGGCTATTTTCTGCATATTGTGAATCTTTCGATGAATTTTTGTCACACGACAACAACAGCAATATTCTACCTCATTGATTGATTACTTACTAGGTTAACAGATAAGCCAATCATAAATTTGATAGAGATTATAAAATGCCTGCTGTTGAGTAGAATAGCATTCAGGATGATGGATTGGCATGCCAATCATAACTTTGGTAGAGATTATAAAATGCCTACTGATGAGTAGAATAGCATTAGAGATGATGGATTGGCATTATGGTATACTCTAGCATTTTTAACAAACTACAAACCAAAAAGGTTCAGTCTGGGCAATGCACTATAATGTGGTCATGAGGCTCTAAGTATCAAGTGGATGGTAACAAAGGGAATCAATATGCGATGGACTTAGACAAACACACATTCTCAGGAAGAATCATATGATCTACGGAATCTCATAGCCACaaatattcttttatttatcaGACATTGGACTTTCaacaaacaatcaaaatcTTCCTAATGCTGCTACTATCTTTCACCTGTGTACTTACATGAGCCACCTTTATGGGTTTAGGAGTTGCATAACTCTCACATACACCACCTTTCACATTTCTGAACACACAGCTAAGCATCtcgaaagaataaaaaataacacaattttaaatatttaggtCATTCAGGTTGCGGATAACCATACACATGGATTGTTTTCGAGATAGATCGTAGTGGGCTTCTCTCTTGTTGAACCAGCAATGCCTTCATCAACACATTTACTCGACAGAGAAATAAACATGATACCAAACACCTAAAGACAAGCAAAATTAGGTTCTAGAAATAGCATTTTCAATTCTAAATTATTCAACCTCTAAAGCCCTCATTGTTCCTCTTTCCTCTAGCCTTCTCAAACTTCCTTTTCTTCGACCGGACATAAGGTTTGGTGAATTTTTGAGGTACACCGGCAGCTGGATCAAAGTGTTTCGCCGCTTCACATGCATTCGTTCTACCTCTGAGGAATCCAGATCCAAAATCAAACCCAtaaggtttaaaaaaaaattacttgaactgtggaaacccaaaaataagaCGACAACAAACATAACTGTGATATGAATACCTGCGTTTTGGAGTGGTGGTTTCCTCTTTGTGTCCCGGGTTTGTGTATGAGAGATGAGGAAGGGCTGAGGGAGGCAGCAGAGAGAGGTTTCCTTTTCGCATACCAAATGATAACTGCTCTCGAGCCTTAGCATATGCATCAAAAAAGTTGTCTGTTTCAAGCAAAAAATTCGATTCATTCATCAATATGCAACATTCTCACGTTTTCGGGTTTGTCATCCACAAGAACTACTTCATATGCATAATTAGGAATATCGTTAGCAGACTAACCCCACCAACTCCGCATTGAGTTTTGACCACGACTCCCTAATTATTAAGTCTTACCTCATAGATCATAGTTGcaacaaaatcacaaaaatcataaaatatataactaTTTGATTGGAAAAGGTAATCATTTTAATATCAATTGAGAAAACCATGTTCGTCAAATTATTTCATTGCAACTAGATGCTTATgatttgccttttttttttttttttttttcaaggatgATGTATGAGTAAAGACTTGAAAAaccaacaataaaagaaaaacccttAATAGTCACTGAAATTAGTTGCATAGGATGAGGTGGCTAAAGGGCAACATCAGTGGCTAATAGCTAACAGCCACAGTTATGGGCACTAATAGTACCTCTAGCCATTCTGTACTAATGCTTTTTCTTGTACTAAATTCTTAAGGATATTGTGAAAGCAGCATGCCATAATTATAGTACCTAGGTGATGATATAATCTTATAGGTTTTTTATTATCAACGAGAAGACAAAAGTCTTCCAACCACAAGCCACCCCTGGAATTAAGTGACACTGTTACTTCGAAATATCTCATCACATCGGCATCAACTGCCTCCAGCAGTAGATCATAGTAAGAATCATATCGTGGCAAGCCAACATCTTTCTCTGCTAACACCCTCAGCACTCTCACAGACTGCAGTTGGATATTCTACAAGAGATGCCAAATCATTAGACAGACATCAAACGTGTTAATAATAATCCACAAAACCATTAGCAATAAAGAAGCTCTTCTTAGGAAAGACTAAATCGTAGTAATGCATCTGtactaaagaaaaaagggcaaaaaagaaaaaaatgaaaccctTTTCTTCCTCAACTCTTCGATGGCGAAACGAGCAGGTCCTAGTCCTCCAAAATCCAAATGACAATAAACTGGCTGTGAATTGAATCATGAGTCTATCAACACTTGatatttgaattgaattgcAATGAAAGTGAAGGCGATAACATAATTAATATACACACGCATGACTCACGTCTTTCATAAGCGATCCAAGAAGAAAAGGGTTGCTTTTTTGATCCGCTTTGTTTTGATCATGGACGACCCCATAATAATCAGAAGGGTGATGAGGAGAGGAACAAACAGTAGGAGAACTACCAACCATGATAAGTCTTCCATTGTCGGGAATAAATCTACTCCTACCCAGCTTTCCAAGCACAGAACGAACAGCCATAACCTGGGCATCAATGAAATCACACTAATTAATAAGCCATAGATATAGCAAGAAAATCtaataatacaaataatagAAACGATTATCAACCCATCTTCCTGGCGGTTCGAACCATTGCCCATGGCCtctaacaaaaccaaaaagggAGGTTCTTTGTACCTACTTGCCTCCGAAACAGAGAAAAGGAGCGTGTGGCCGTGAACTTAATTAACGCCTAAACCCTAAAGAGAAAGGTCTCTCATCGCCGCTTCATGCattgtaaaaacaaaacaccgTTTTATCTACTGTATGCCCAAGGCCATTAACCAGAGCCGTCACTGgtattttgaacaaaatacaAGCCCAATCAGAATAAAAGGAAGAGTAGATAAGCCCCATTGAAACTTGATGTGGGCGTGGGTATGcttgaaattattttgataaatttaacaatttaaaattcaaattaaatataaaaatgcttgaaattattttgataaattttttggcCCTCAATCGTCAGccctaccaaaaaaaatccagcaacccttccttctctctctctctctctctctctctctctctctctctctcttcagcaGTCAAAAACCCAACTCGCCCTCTACCCTTTGTCTTCGCCGCCGTCCCCTCCTTCTC
Protein-coding regions in this window:
- the LOC109949445 gene encoding uncharacterized protein LOC109949445, which gives rise to MAMAMTILHKFQIIGTRSSTTFVEGLYRCHMGRKIIISPQSVIQRLGRGDEPNTPYPTWRALELMCIDEVYLEKDWPFSAKKPRNYFAKRIYLNGFQTIHGEKAIQEALDKKLPVMCCVAAHESLASYKWGILDTQKFYGRTCMTYGEDVWSLFHNCGYGEGFYMMCLTGHGIFKGKQYWRAQNSGGETYGEK
- the LOC18774560 gene encoding uncharacterized protein LOC18774560 → MAVRSVLGKLGRSRFIPDNGRLIMVGSSPTVCSSPHHPSDYYGVVHDQNKADQKSNPFLLGSLMKDPVYCHLDFGGLGPARFAIEELRKKRNIQLQSVRVLRVLAEKDVGLPRYDSYYDLLLEAVDADVMRYFEVTVSLNSRGGLWLEDFCLLVDNKKPIRLYHHLDNFFDAYAKAREQLSFGMRKGNLSLLPPSALPHLSYTNPGHKEETTTPKRRGRTNACEAAKHFDPAAGVPQKFTKPYVRSKKRKFEKARGKRNNEGFRG